From the genome of Chitinophagaceae bacterium, one region includes:
- a CDS encoding T9SS type A sorting domain-containing protein, which translates to MKKENATLLRKLTSYSAMAGSVIAVAGTANAQALYTDIDPDVTVDQSGSVYMIDLDNNGSNDFTIGLLHSTSAGGNSLNKVFAKPYNASIGGTHQGAYNYPYAMVAGEMIDANIPWQNAASQTMGSGAVLPGYSSLYVVYGKWYGVEDRYLPLRFKIGTNKFYGWARLDVSSIVNSFTIKDIAYNPNANEGLFAGQGDPTLVHVTPTAQPVKIFAYDGVVNAMLFSQKIENATLVMTNMMGEQVKKLKLTESSTQIDVSDLAFGIYGVTVINGGELYTQKIAIRK; encoded by the coding sequence ATGAAAAAGGAAAATGCTACCCTCTTAAGAAAGTTAACCTCTTATTCTGCAATGGCAGGATCTGTTATAGCTGTGGCTGGAACCGCCAATGCACAGGCACTTTATACTGATATTGATCCTGACGTAACTGTTGATCAGAGCGGTTCCGTTTACATGATTGATCTTGACAACAATGGATCCAACGACTTTACCATTGGTTTGCTTCACAGCACTTCAGCAGGAGGTAATTCCTTAAATAAAGTCTTCGCTAAACCTTACAACGCTTCAATTGGAGGCACGCATCAGGGAGCTTATAATTATCCTTATGCCATGGTAGCCGGCGAAATGATCGATGCAAATATTCCATGGCAAAATGCAGCTTCGCAAACAATGGGTTCCGGAGCCGTTTTACCAGGATATAGTTCATTATATGTTGTGTACGGAAAGTGGTATGGTGTTGAAGACCGTTACTTACCGCTTCGCTTTAAAATCGGCACAAACAAATTTTATGGATGGGCACGTTTGGATGTGTCAAGCATCGTCAATTCATTTACGATAAAGGATATTGCCTATAACCCAAATGCAAATGAGGGACTGTTTGCCGGACAAGGTGATCCGACGCTGGTGCATGTTACTCCAACAGCACAACCGGTAAAGATTTTTGCCTATGATGGTGTGGTGAACGCAATGCTTTTCAGTCAGAAAATAGAAAATGCTACCCTGGTGATGACCAATATGATGGGAGAACAGGTAAAGAAGCTGAAGCTCACCGAGTCATCAACACAGATTGATGTATCAGATCTGGCATTTGGTATTTACGGAGTTACTGTAATCAATGGTGGCGAATTGTATACTCAGAAAATTGCCATTCGTAAATAA